TTACATCCTGATCTTGCTCTACGCAAGCTGTCTCTTTCAAATGGTGCAAAAGCTTCTCGAAATGGCGGGATTCAATGCTGAGAACCACATTGCCAAACATCTGAATCAGACGACGGTAACAATCGTAAGCGAATCTTTCATTTTGCGTAAGATTTGCTAATCCTTGAACGGTTGTATCGTTGAGCCCGAGATTTAGAATGGTATCCATCATTCCCGGCATCGAGGAGACTGAACCGGAACGTACGGAAACGAGCAGGGGGTTGATGGCATCTCCGAACGATAGTCCTCTCTGTTTCTCAAGCTGTTTGAGGGCGGTTGTCATCTGTTCGTGCAGTTCGTCTGAGATTCGATTCCCCGTTTGGAAAAAAGCCAAGCATGCCTCGGTTGTAATCGTAAAACCCGGAGGAACGGGAAGGCCAGCACGTGTCATTTCAGCTAGATTGGCTCCTTTTCCTCCTAATAAAGCTTTCATTGAAGCATGGCCATCTTGAAAGGGAATTACTTGCGTCTTGCTCATCGTTTGTTTTCCTCCTTATTTTTTTCTATGCATGTGATGGAGCAGCACAAACTATAAAACTTTTTATATCCATTCGTAGGCAAGGTTGCAATCACTTCATTGCAAGATTTACAAATAATAACACCAAGATCATAGCGATGGATGGCCGCCAATTTTACATCATTTGTGTTAGACATTGTTTTTCCTCCTTCGAATTTAAGGATTCAGCGCGCGAGATATAGGATACGAAATCAAGGACTCGGTTCGCATAACCCCATTCATTGTCATACCAAGCCAGCAGCTTGATCTGGTCTTCATTCGTCATAATGCTAAGCCCATCGATGATGGCGGATTTGTCGTTTCCAATATAGTCGACAGAAACTAGAGGTAATTCATTGTAGTCCACATAAGTGCCAATGTGCCCGGCAATCGCTTGTTGGATGGCATGCTTCACTTCTTCGATTTGTACTTTGCGGCCGACTGCAACCTGAAGATCGAGCAGTGAGACATCTTGCGTCGGTACGCGAATAGATACGCCTTGGATATGGGAAGCGAGATGAGGAATGACATCAACTAGCGCCTTCCCAACGCCGGTTGAAGTTGGAATAATAGCATTCGTGCAGGCCCTCGCACGCCTGAGATCTTTATGCGGGTTATCC
Above is a genomic segment from Paenibacillus sp. HWE-109 containing:
- a CDS encoding GapA-binding peptide SR1P produces the protein MSNTNDVKLAAIHRYDLGVIICKSCNEVIATLPTNGYKKFYSLCCSITCIEKNKEENKR